TTGAGTCCACCGCCAAACGCGAGCTGAACGGGAAAATATGGGAGGTCCAATTGGAGGACTTTTCCCAGACTGCCTATGCCCGGGAAGTCCAATCGCTTTTTGACGAGTTCGAAAAAGAGACAGGGAAAAGGCTGGCACCGGGAAGGCAAGGCAAGGCGGCCCTGAAGGTCTACACCAGTTCCGGGGCTGGCCTGCAAACGCCTCCAGACTTGGTCAGGGCGGTCATCGAGGCTCTTCTGGACAGGGGATTTCAGCGCGAAGATCTGTGCCTTCTGGACGCCCGTTCAGAAATGCTGCGAGATGCGGGTTTTCTTCCACCCCATTCCCGGACTCAACTGTTGGGCCCCTACTTCGAGGGTGTCCGGGTTTATTCACTCGACCGGAAGGAACTCAAGTCAGCGGTTTGGTATTATGACAGCCCCTTGCCTCAGGAATTCACGACGCCATTAGGGCGTGCGATTCTCGGTAATCAGCTTGAGCTCGATCCCATTGAAGCTCGCAAAAGTTATCTCCCCGAGAATCTGGTGACGAGCGTGGACTTCTGGATAAACCTCCCGGTTGCCTGCCATCATCCATCAGCCGGCCTGAGCGGTGCGCTTGTGAATGCTTCCCTCTGGAATATCACAAACGGGACCCGTTTTTTCAACAGTCCGGCAAATGCGCCCGTAGCCGTGGCGGAAATTTCCTCGATTCCGGAACTTCAGGCCACGTGGGCCCTCAACCTCATTTCCCTTGAAAGCTACCAGTTCATAGCCGGGCCTGCTTTCAATGCCAATTATACACGGAGCCTGCCTGAGCTCTGGCTCTCCGTTGATCCAGTTGTAATGGATACGCGGCTTATCCAGTTGATCAACAAAGCACGGCGGGAGGAGGGTTTTGAGGAATTGCCATCCATCCCGGAGTTTATTGAGTACTCGATTGATCTGGGGCTTGGGCTCCCGTTTCAATTGAACCAACCCGCTTCAGCAAATCCACGCAGCGACTGATTTGCCTTGCGGATAAAGGTTTAGGGCATTTTCTGTCAGCAATTATGGAACTGTCGGATTATATACCGGTTCTCATTCAGGTTTTCCTTGCCCTTGCCATCGGGGCGGCAGTCCTGTTTTTCAGCCACATCTTCGGCCAGCGTGGACCCAAAAACCGCTTCAAGGATTCTGCCTACGAATGTGGACTACCTCCTGAGGGGGAGCAAACCGCCCGCTTCAGCGTGAAATTTTATGTCACGGCAATGCTCTTCATCCTTTTCGATATCGAGATTGTCTTTTTGATCCCGTGGGTCTTGGTCTACCGGGATTTTCTATCGCAAAACCTTCCCATTCTCACACCGGTCCTCTTCTTCATTCTGCTCCTGGTCGCTGGCCTTGTGTATGAAATGAAGAAAGGCGCCCTGAAGTGGGAAAAATGAGCGATCCCACCTTTTTGGTTATAACCTAAACACCTTCAGCTGATGGGATATTATTACGAGAAAGTCGTGCGGCCTGTCCTCTTCAGGATGGATCCCGAGAAAGCCCATGACTTGGGTGTTACCGCCTTGGACTACCTCAGCCGGGTGCGACCGCTTTGCCGGATAATGGAGAGTTTCAATATGGTCCGGGGACATCATCCGGTTAAACTATTCGGGCTCCAGTTTCCCAATGCCGTCGGTCTCGCAGCAGGAATGGACAAGAATGGCCGCTTCTGGAGGGCCGCCGCCGCCCTGGGGTTTGGACATGCTGAAATCGGAACAATTACCCATCAGCAGCAACCCGGGAATGAACGGCCACGGGTGTTTCGGTACCCCGAATCATCCGCCATAATAAACCGGATGGGCTTTAATAATGACGGAGCCCAAGTCGTTGCAGAGCGGCTCAAGAAGAGTCTCGGGAAAAGCAAATCCCGGATTCCACTGGGCATTAACATCGGAAAAAGCAGAGTTGTTCCGCTTGACCAGGCGGTGGAAGATTACGCCGCCTCGTTCTCGCTGCTGGTCGAGTACGCTGACTATTTCACGATCAATGTGAGCAGCCCGAATACGCGCGATCTCCGCAAGCTTCAGGAAAAGGAATACCTCCGTACCTTGCTCGGAGAACTTTGCAAAGTGAACCATAACCGGGCGCGCAAGCTTGGCCAGACGGCCACTCCAATGCTTCTGAAAATTGCCCCGGATCTTTCATACCGCGAAATTGATGAAGCTCTTGAAGTAATCCAGGATTGTGGACTCGACGGAATAGTAGCCACCAACACAACCCTCACCCGGCCCGGCGCCATGTCCAATTCGAAGGAGACCGGTGGGTTAAGCGGCAAGCCGCTCCATTCAATGACACTGAAAGTCGTCAACTACATCAGCAGGCAAACAAATGGCAAACTCCCGATTATCGGGGTTGGAGGAATAGATTCTCCGGAAACAGCTGGAGCGATGGTTGATAATGGGGCGCACTTGGTTCAAATTTATACCGGATTTGTCTACCGGGGCCCATTTGTCGCCAAGCCACTGGCCCGTGCACTGGCCCCACGGCAAAGTTCCTGGGTTTAAACGGTGCTTCATCCTTGCCCCGGCGCCCGCTTTCCCTTTTTCGTCAATCAATCTTTTTATCCATGCCTAGTAAAAATCAGAAATTGGACTGGTGTCTTGCCCGAATCGGGGAAGACATGAACTGGTGGGTCGTCGAAGTTTCCGATGCCATTCATTGGGATGTCGACGGGCTTGGCCTGATCGATCCCCGCCAAATGAGTTATATCCTCGAACAATGCGATGCCCTTCGCGAATACGGTTTTGATGCCGATCTCGTCGACGAAGCATTCATCTCCTTGAAAATCGAGAAGGAGGAAAAGAAGGAGAAAGTCCGCCTTGTTAAAAACAAGGAGTCTCTGCTTGAGGACGATAATACCCATTTTGCCCTGCCGGATGTAATTGATGAAGAAAAGGGCCCTTACGCGGATTTTCTCGACACAATCACGCGCTTCCGGGTCAAAATGCTGAACGACCTCATTGAATTCGACCAAAACCTGACTGTGGACGAACTTGAGGATGAAATCCGCGAGCGGCAGAACCAGGAATACATGGAGGGGAAGGCGGTTCATCCGTTTGTCGAAGTTATTTCCATTCTCGAGTATGTCCCAGAGGGCTATGAACTAGACGAGGATGAGTCCGCAAAGGGCGATGAAGACGAAATCGACGATATTCCCGAATTCAAGGAGGAAGAATCCGAGAAGCTCGAGGAAGACGAGACGATGCGCTGGGACGAGGAAGAAGAGGAAGAAGAGGAAGAGAAGGAAGGCGAAGATGCCGACCGCTCATCCTAGGAATTCTGCTCGCTAGCCCAGCTTTTGGCAAAGTAGGTCAGGATCAAATCCGCACCGGCCCGCTTGATTGAAAGAAGGCTTTCATCGCGACATCTTTTAAGGTCAAGCCAGCCCGCATTCGCCGCAGCGTGAATCTGGGCATACTCTCCACTCACCTGATAGGCGGCAACTGGAAGGGTTGTTCCTTCCCGGGTCATACGGATAATATCGAGATACGGTCCCGCCGGTTTGACCATTAAAATGTCAGCTCCTTCACTCTCATCAAGGAACAGTTCGCGTTCGGCCTGCCGCGCATTTGCCGGATCCAATTGGTAAGTAGCCTTGCTCAGGAGGGTCGTTCCGGCCGCCTTGGAGCTACCCACTGCATCGCGGAAGGGCCCGTAGTAGGCACTGTTAAATTTAGCGGCATACGCAACGATCCCACAACTGCTCAAGCCGGCCAAATCCAGGGCGACGCGGATTGCGCCGACCCGCCCATCCATCATATCGGAGGGAGCAACAAAATCCGCACCAGCTTCCGCGTTGAGGACGGCCATTTGCGAAAGGATTTCGACCGTGCGGTCGTTATCCACATCCGATCCATCAGTGGTCAGGACACCATCGTGACCATGGGTTGTGTAGGGGTCCAATGCAATGTCGGTGAGAATCTGCAGCTCGGGAACGGCTGCTTTCAAGGCACGGACAGCCCGCAGGACAAGCGTCTCCGGGTTAAGCGCTTCTGCCCCATCCTCGGATTTGAGATCGCTTTTGAGGGACGGAAACAAGGCCACTGCCCGAATGCCCAGCTCGTGCAAGATTTTTCCTTCGCGACAAAGATCGTCCGTGTTGAGGCGCTGTTGGCCCGGCATGCTGGAAATGTCCTCGGGGGCTCCATTTCCATCGATGACAAAAAGTGGCTGGATCAAATCAGCGGATGCGATGGCGGTCTCGCGAACAAGGTCACGGACAGCAGTGTTTTTGCGTAATCTGCGGGGACGAGGTTCTCCAGGGTTCAACATGGCGAAAATAGATTAACGGTTTAAGAATTTGATTTAAGAATATAGCCACCCGGCTGGTCGACGACAAGCCATCCCTTTTCAGCAATTTCACTTCGGAGGGCGTCGGCCCTCGCAAAGTCCTTGCTCTGCTTGGCCTTCCAGCGCTCCTCTGCCAGGGACTGGATCTCCGTGGGAGCGGTTTCATCTGCAGGTGCCTCTTCTGACCGTGCAAAAAGGCGAACCCCCAGCACAAAAAAGAGGGCTCCGGCAGCTTGCAGTGATTCGGTGGCTTCGGTTGTTGAATCCCCCGCACTCGCGCGAGCCTTCTTTAAGGCGTTAAACAAGGCACCCAGAAGGGCCGGCGTGTTGAGATCGTTGCAAAGAGCCTTCCATGCATTTCGGAAAAGGCCCCAGTCCGCAGGCAGGACTGGTTGGACAAACTTTTCCCAATCCGAGGTCTCCAAGCCAGCTGCCTCGAGCAACGCGCGCACCCCTGATTCGAGCTTGCTGAGTCCGCTTTTGGAGGCCCCCAGACCATTTATTGTGAAATTGAATTGCTGCCGGTAATGCCCGCCAAGCAAAGCCAGGCGGATTTCCATCGGATGAAACCCCTTTTCCAACAGATCCGACAGGAGAAAGAAATTTCCAAGGCTTTTGGACATCTTCTTCCCCTCCACAAGAAGATGAATGCTGTGCATCCAGTGTGAAGCAAAGGGCTTCCCTGTGGCTGCCTCGCTCTGGGCAATTTCATTCTCGTGATGTGGAAAGCAGAGGTCTTCCCCGCCCCCGTGCAGGTCAAAGCCAGAACCCAGGTATTTCAGGCTCATCGCGGAACACTCGAGGTGCCAACCCGGACGACCCCTTCCCCACGGACTTTCCCAGAAAACGGGCCCATCCGCCTCCTTATGGGCCTTCCAGAGGGCAAAGTCGGCTATGGAATCCCGTTCATATTCATCGGAAAGATTGGTGGCACCCGCGCTGGTCGTGGATTGCTGCTGGAGTGCTTCAGGATCGAAATGCGATAATTTCCCGTAGTCCTCAAAAGCGGCCACCCGGTAGTAGACTGATCCGTCTCCTCCCACATAGGCATTCCCTTTTTCGATGAGCTTCTCAACCATTTGGATCTGCTCGGCGATGTGCTCGGTCGCCCGGGGTTCAACATCGGGATGGAGCATGTTCAGCAAGTCACAATCCTCGTGAAATCGTTCCGTCCACTTCTTCGTGAAGATTTGCAGGTCAATCGCCTGTTCCATCGCACGCCGGATTGTCTTGTCGTCGACGTCGGTAATGTTGCGGACGTACAGAGGATTGTAACCGCCCAGTTGCAGTAACCGGTAAAGGACATCGAAACGCAGAAAGGTGAGGAAGTTCCCGATATGGGCGGGCCCATAGACCGTCGGCCCGCAGACATAGAGACGAAACTTGTCCGAGGCGCCGGCGGTCAGTTCCCTGACGGTGCGGGTCATCGTGTCATAGAGGCGAATGGCTTCCATACAATGGATCAGAAAAGGACCTCGGATTAAGTCAACTGCACAAACAGGCGGAAAAATTGGACTGGCGGAATAGCGCGGAATGCATTCCTCTCATAATTGTCATGTCGAGCACGCCTTCTCCGGGTTTTATAAAGCTTCTAATACTGATCCCGATGATCAGCTATATCGGGCTAGCCGGTTTTGCGTTTCTCTTTGCCAACAAACTCGTCTTTCCTGCCCCGCCGCCCGGATATTCTGATTCGCCGGATCTCCTCAAGTTTACCTACAACGAGGAAGGTAATCAGGTTTCCATGGTATTCCTTGAAAACAAGAGGGCTTCCCGGCTGGTTTTCTATCACCACGGCAACGGGGAGGACCTTCAATCGATATTGCAGCGGCTTCAGGTCCTCAGGGAAATGGGGTTTGCCGTTCTCGCGTGGGACTATCCCGGCTACGGTACCAGTGACGGAAAACCTTCCGAGCGGCTTGTCAATGAAATCGCCCGCGGTATCTTCAATTCAATCCCGGAACAGTTTGGCTATGACACCCGGGAAATCATTCTTTATGGGCGGTCTGTTGGAGGCGGCCCCGCAGTCGCGCTGGCTGCCCGTGAAAAGGTGGCTGGGTTGATCCTTGAGGGGGTTTTCACAAGCGTTTTCCGGGTTGGGATAAGGTACAACATCCTGCCGTGGGATATTTTCGACAACCTTGCGCTCATTGAAAATATCCGTTGTCCGGTTCTGTTCCTTCATGGCTCAGACGACCGGGTCGTTCCCTTCAGTCACGGAAAAGCCCTGATGGAAAAGGCCCCGAAGCCAAAGTTCTTTTCCTGGTTCAGCGGTGGTG
This region of Oceanipulchritudo coccoides genomic DNA includes:
- a CDS encoding NADH-quinone oxidoreductase subunit A; the encoded protein is MELSDYIPVLIQVFLALAIGAAVLFFSHIFGQRGPKNRFKDSAYECGLPPEGEQTARFSVKFYVTAMLFILFDIEIVFLIPWVLVYRDFLSQNLPILTPVLFFILLLVAGLVYEMKKGALKWEK
- a CDS encoding quinone-dependent dihydroorotate dehydrogenase, which produces MGYYYEKVVRPVLFRMDPEKAHDLGVTALDYLSRVRPLCRIMESFNMVRGHHPVKLFGLQFPNAVGLAAGMDKNGRFWRAAAALGFGHAEIGTITHQQQPGNERPRVFRYPESSAIINRMGFNNDGAQVVAERLKKSLGKSKSRIPLGINIGKSRVVPLDQAVEDYAASFSLLVEYADYFTINVSSPNTRDLRKLQEKEYLRTLLGELCKVNHNRARKLGQTATPMLLKIAPDLSYREIDEALEVIQDCGLDGIVATNTTLTRPGAMSNSKETGGLSGKPLHSMTLKVVNYISRQTNGKLPIIGVGGIDSPETAGAMVDNGAHLVQIYTGFVYRGPFVAKPLARALAPRQSSWV
- a CDS encoding alpha/beta hydrolase, whose translation is MISYIGLAGFAFLFANKLVFPAPPPGYSDSPDLLKFTYNEEGNQVSMVFLENKRASRLVFYHHGNGEDLQSILQRLQVLREMGFAVLAWDYPGYGTSDGKPSERLVNEIARGIFNSIPEQFGYDTREIILYGRSVGGGPAVALAAREKVAGLILEGVFTSVFRVGIRYNILPWDIFDNLALIENIRCPVLFLHGSDDRVVPFSHGKALMEKAPKPKFFSWFSGGGHNDLIESYPESYYSSIRRFTEFLNEDGDSGQ
- the hemB gene encoding porphobilinogen synthase, with the protein product MLNPGEPRPRRLRKNTAVRDLVRETAIASADLIQPLFVIDGNGAPEDISSMPGQQRLNTDDLCREGKILHELGIRAVALFPSLKSDLKSEDGAEALNPETLVLRAVRALKAAVPELQILTDIALDPYTTHGHDGVLTTDGSDVDNDRTVEILSQMAVLNAEAGADFVAPSDMMDGRVGAIRVALDLAGLSSCGIVAYAAKFNSAYYGPFRDAVGSSKAAGTTLLSKATYQLDPANARQAERELFLDESEGADILMVKPAGPYLDIIRMTREGTTLPVAAYQVSGEYAQIHAAANAGWLDLKRCRDESLLSIKRAGADLILTYFAKSWASEQNS
- the cysS gene encoding cysteine--tRNA ligase, producing MEAIRLYDTMTRTVRELTAGASDKFRLYVCGPTVYGPAHIGNFLTFLRFDVLYRLLQLGGYNPLYVRNITDVDDKTIRRAMEQAIDLQIFTKKWTERFHEDCDLLNMLHPDVEPRATEHIAEQIQMVEKLIEKGNAYVGGDGSVYYRVAAFEDYGKLSHFDPEALQQQSTTSAGATNLSDEYERDSIADFALWKAHKEADGPVFWESPWGRGRPGWHLECSAMSLKYLGSGFDLHGGGEDLCFPHHENEIAQSEAATGKPFASHWMHSIHLLVEGKKMSKSLGNFFLLSDLLEKGFHPMEIRLALLGGHYRQQFNFTINGLGASKSGLSKLESGVRALLEAAGLETSDWEKFVQPVLPADWGLFRNAWKALCNDLNTPALLGALFNALKKARASAGDSTTEATESLQAAGALFFVLGVRLFARSEEAPADETAPTEIQSLAEERWKAKQSKDFARADALRSEIAEKGWLVVDQPGGYILKSNS
- a CDS encoding DUF362 domain-containing protein; this translates as MPLLAFLANADEIGFWGFESTAKRELNGKIWEVQLEDFSQTAYAREVQSLFDEFEKETGKRLAPGRQGKAALKVYTSSGAGLQTPPDLVRAVIEALLDRGFQREDLCLLDARSEMLRDAGFLPPHSRTQLLGPYFEGVRVYSLDRKELKSAVWYYDSPLPQEFTTPLGRAILGNQLELDPIEARKSYLPENLVTSVDFWINLPVACHHPSAGLSGALVNASLWNITNGTRFFNSPANAPVAVAEISSIPELQATWALNLISLESYQFIAGPAFNANYTRSLPELWLSVDPVVMDTRLIQLINKARREEGFEELPSIPEFIEYSIDLGLGLPFQLNQPASANPRSD